Proteins co-encoded in one Spirosoma endbachense genomic window:
- a CDS encoding branched-chain amino acid aminotransferase: MTTDVLQIELRKAERSRIQEVDFNHLPFGKHFSDHMFVADFIDGQWQNQMIVPFDNFTLSPALSSLHYGQSIFEGMKAFKNESGEVMMFRPYMNFERMNESAKRMCMATLPEEVFMGGLEALLRVDADWVPTTPDSSLYVRPYMFATDTYLGVAPSKTYRFCIFTCPVGAYYSNPPKLKVETEYIRSAPGGVGYAKCAGNYAGSMYPTLLAQQQGYDQLIWTDAREHKYIEESGTMNIMFMLDGKLVTPATSDSILKGVTRDSILQIARGWGIDVEERLVSIEEVISGIETGRLTEAFGAGTAVGSSPYSLIGYNGKDYMLPEFAPEESFAVRVRNYLADLRTGKVEDTFNWMHTV, translated from the coding sequence ATGACGACGGACGTCTTGCAAATTGAATTGCGGAAAGCGGAACGCTCCCGGATTCAAGAGGTAGATTTTAATCATCTGCCTTTCGGAAAACATTTCTCGGACCACATGTTTGTGGCCGATTTTATTGATGGTCAATGGCAGAATCAAATGATTGTCCCATTCGACAATTTCACGCTAAGTCCGGCTCTATCGTCGCTCCATTACGGTCAGTCTATTTTTGAAGGCATGAAGGCTTTCAAAAATGAATCAGGTGAGGTAATGATGTTTCGGCCTTACATGAATTTTGAGCGCATGAACGAGTCAGCCAAGCGTATGTGCATGGCCACCTTGCCCGAAGAAGTGTTTATGGGCGGCCTGGAGGCTTTGCTGCGCGTCGATGCGGACTGGGTTCCTACCACGCCTGACAGCTCGCTGTATGTTCGCCCGTATATGTTCGCAACGGATACCTACCTGGGTGTTGCTCCATCGAAGACCTATCGTTTCTGCATTTTCACCTGTCCGGTTGGTGCTTATTATTCGAATCCACCGAAATTGAAAGTAGAAACGGAGTACATTCGCTCGGCTCCGGGGGGTGTAGGGTATGCGAAATGCGCGGGCAACTACGCCGGATCGATGTACCCAACTTTGCTGGCTCAACAACAGGGTTATGATCAGTTGATCTGGACCGACGCTCGTGAGCACAAATACATTGAAGAATCAGGCACGATGAACATCATGTTCATGCTTGACGGTAAATTAGTGACCCCGGCCACATCTGATTCCATCTTGAAAGGTGTTACCCGCGATTCGATTTTGCAGATTGCCCGCGGTTGGGGTATTGACGTGGAAGAGCGCTTGGTATCGATCGAAGAAGTGATCAGCGGTATTGAAACTGGTCGGTTAACCGAAGCCTTCGGTGCCGGAACAGCGGTGGGTTCGTCGCCCTATTCCCTGATTGGCTATAATGGCAAGGATTACATGCTACCAGAATTTGCCCCGGAAGAATCGTTTGCCGTTCGCGTCAGAAACTATCTGGCCGACCTTCGTACTGGTAAAGTTGAAGACACTTTCAACTGGATGCACACAGTATAA